A single region of the Aeromicrobium chenweiae genome encodes:
- a CDS encoding FAD:protein FMN transferase yields the protein MHAWAFEAIGTAWQIDTREPLPADVEADVLARIDGFDRTWSRFRDDSLVTRIAREPGEWLLPDEAGALLSFYDELHAVTDGAVNPLVGRTLADLGYDADYSLVAAADPAPVPRWESIRWDAPMLTTHEPVLLDVGAAGKGLLVDLVTALLAAHAAEATVDASGDIRHGGSAPLTVALEHPADPTRAIGVVDLAPGTALCASATNRRAWGSGLHHVLDARTGRPTEDVVATWVVAPRSCMTADGLATAHFFAEPGVLAERFPHDFVRMHADGRVEWSADFPGEVFT from the coding sequence GTGCACGCCTGGGCGTTCGAGGCGATCGGCACCGCGTGGCAGATCGACACGCGGGAGCCGCTCCCGGCTGACGTGGAGGCCGATGTCCTGGCCCGGATCGACGGCTTCGACCGGACCTGGTCGCGGTTCCGTGACGACTCGCTCGTCACCCGCATCGCGCGCGAGCCCGGGGAGTGGTTGCTGCCGGACGAGGCGGGGGCCCTGCTCTCGTTCTACGACGAGCTGCATGCAGTCACCGACGGCGCCGTCAACCCGCTCGTCGGGCGCACGCTCGCCGATCTCGGGTACGACGCGGACTACTCGCTCGTCGCCGCGGCCGACCCCGCGCCGGTCCCGCGCTGGGAGTCGATCCGCTGGGACGCGCCGATGCTCACGACCCACGAGCCGGTCCTGCTCGACGTCGGCGCTGCCGGGAAGGGGCTCCTGGTCGATCTCGTGACGGCGCTCCTGGCGGCCCACGCGGCGGAGGCCACGGTCGACGCCAGCGGCGACATCCGTCACGGCGGCAGCGCCCCGCTGACCGTCGCGCTGGAGCACCCGGCCGACCCGACCCGGGCGATCGGCGTGGTCGACCTCGCTCCGGGCACGGCGCTGTGCGCCTCCGCGACGAACCGGCGGGCGTGGGGCAGCGGGCTCCACCACGTGCTGGACGCGCGGACCGGAAGACCCACCGAGGACGTCGTCGCCACATGGGTCGTCGCGCCCCGGTCCTGCATGACCGCGGACGGACTCGCGACGGCGCACTTCTTCGCCGAGCCCGGTGTCCTCGCGGAGCGCTTCCCGCACGACTTCGTGCGCATGCACGCCGACGGCCGCGTCGAGTGGTCGGCGGACTTCCCTGGAGAGGTGTTCACATGA
- a CDS encoding FMN-binding protein, with translation MKLPAHKKMLSAAAAASVLLLTAACGSNDSDAASSPETSASASPSDAAGTDGADSGTGTFADGDYSAEGSYSNPGGQSTVKVDLTLADGKVSDVTVTPEAENSTSKQYQTKFAGGIAKEVVGKSLDELKVSKVSGSSLTSQGFNQAIDAIKDEARP, from the coding sequence ATGAAACTTCCCGCGCACAAGAAGATGCTGTCGGCCGCTGCGGCGGCCTCGGTCCTGCTGCTGACCGCAGCCTGCGGCAGCAACGACTCGGACGCCGCGTCGTCCCCCGAGACGTCCGCCTCCGCATCGCCCAGCGACGCCGCCGGCACCGACGGGGCGGACTCCGGCACCGGCACGTTCGCCGACGGTGACTACTCCGCCGAGGGCAGCTACAGCAATCCCGGCGGTCAGTCCACCGTGAAGGTGGACCTGACGCTGGCGGACGGCAAGGTCTCGGACGTCACGGTGACGCCGGAGGCCGAGAACTCGACCTCGAAGCAGTACCAGACCAAGTTCGCCGGCGGCATCGCGAAGGAGGTCGTCGGCAAGAGCCTCGACGAGCTCAAGGTGTCGAAGGTCTCCGGCTCGTCGCTGACGAGCCAGGGATTCAACCAGGCGATCGACGCCATCAAGGACGAAGCCAGGCCCTGA
- a CDS encoding phytoene desaturase family protein yields MTSAVVVGSGPNGLAAAVVLARAGVDVTVLEAEDGIGGGTRSAELNVPGVLHDICSATHPTGVASPFFRSLDLERHGLEWLWPQVEAAHPLDGGRAGVLFRDLDRTAEGLGADGEAWRRLYAPLVRRSDELIDEIFGPIVHVPRHPVLLARFGLRALQPASWIARRWESDEARALFAGLAAHASHPLSRPTTGGLGLMFGMTGHAYGWPVAKGGSVAIANALAADVVEHGGRLETGHRVTEMPQADIVIFDTSPGTVLQVAGHLLPGRVRRPLRKWRTGPGVFKVDFAVEGGVPWANDWAAQAGTVHLGGTFEEVDAAEREVHAGRMPERPFVLVCQQYLADPGRSVGDVHPVWTYAHVPTGWTGDATEAIIGQIERFAPGFRDRVVAQTTSGPAQLEAHNANYVGGDIGGGANDPWQLVMRPRVSPNPYSLGAKGLYLCSASTPPGGGVHGMGGFHAATAALAEIGG; encoded by the coding sequence ATGACCTCAGCCGTCGTCGTGGGATCCGGTCCGAACGGCCTCGCGGCCGCCGTGGTGCTGGCCCGTGCCGGCGTGGACGTCACGGTGCTGGAGGCCGAGGACGGCATCGGCGGCGGCACCCGCTCGGCCGAGCTCAACGTCCCGGGCGTGCTGCACGACATCTGCTCCGCGACCCATCCGACCGGGGTGGCGTCCCCGTTCTTCCGCAGCCTCGACCTGGAGCGGCACGGGCTGGAGTGGCTGTGGCCGCAGGTGGAGGCTGCCCATCCCCTCGACGGCGGACGGGCCGGCGTGCTCTTTCGCGACCTCGACCGCACCGCGGAGGGGCTCGGCGCGGACGGGGAGGCGTGGCGCCGGCTCTACGCTCCGCTGGTCCGGCGCAGCGACGAGCTCATCGACGAGATCTTCGGGCCGATCGTCCACGTCCCCCGGCACCCCGTCCTGCTCGCGAGGTTCGGCCTCCGGGCGCTGCAGCCCGCGTCCTGGATCGCCCGCCGGTGGGAGAGCGACGAGGCACGAGCGCTGTTCGCGGGGCTCGCAGCCCACGCGTCGCACCCCCTCAGCCGCCCGACGACCGGTGGTCTCGGCCTGATGTTCGGCATGACCGGTCATGCGTACGGCTGGCCCGTGGCCAAGGGCGGCTCCGTCGCGATCGCCAACGCCCTGGCCGCGGACGTCGTGGAGCACGGCGGGCGCCTGGAGACCGGGCACCGGGTCACCGAAATGCCGCAGGCGGACATCGTCATCTTCGACACGTCGCCCGGGACGGTGCTGCAGGTGGCGGGCCACCTGCTTCCGGGGCGAGTGCGTCGGCCGCTGCGGAAGTGGCGGACCGGTCCGGGCGTCTTCAAGGTGGACTTCGCGGTCGAGGGCGGCGTCCCGTGGGCCAACGACTGGGCCGCCCAGGCGGGCACGGTCCACCTCGGCGGGACGTTCGAGGAGGTCGACGCGGCCGAGCGCGAGGTCCACGCCGGGCGCATGCCGGAACGCCCGTTCGTCCTGGTGTGCCAGCAGTACCTCGCCGATCCTGGACGGTCCGTGGGCGACGTCCACCCGGTCTGGACGTACGCGCACGTGCCGACCGGCTGGACCGGCGACGCGACCGAGGCGATCATCGGCCAGATCGAGCGGTTCGCCCCGGGCTTCCGCGACCGGGTCGTGGCGCAGACGACCAGCGGGCCCGCGCAGCTCGAGGCGCACAACGCGAACTACGTGGGCGGTGACATCGGTGGCGGGGCCAACGACCCGTGGCAGCTCGTGATGCGTCCGCGCGTGTCGCCGAACCCGTACTCGCTGGGCGCGAAGGGGCTCTACCTCTGCTCGGCGTCCACGCCGCCGGGAGGAGGGGTGCACGGCATGGGGGGCTTCCACGCGGCGACCGCGGCGCTCGCCGAGATCGGCGGATGA
- a CDS encoding FAD-dependent oxidoreductase, whose product MSRQLRVAVIGAGPAGIYAADILTKSEGVDARVDILDRDPTPFGLIRYGVAPDHPRIKEIVKALKRVLSNPDIRFFGNVSYGTDLKLDHLQQFYDAVIFATGARADRDLDIPGIDLQGSFGAADFVYWYDGHPDAPREWPFDPAAESVAVLGVGNVGLDVARMLAKTADEQLVTEIPQNVYDGLKANAAKDIHVFARRGPAQVKFTPMELRELNHSPNVDVIVHPEGFELDEGSMDSIRASKSVKLVVDVLQNYLAKEPKGADHRIHIHFCQNPVEVLGEDGKVVGLRTEVTELDGTGNVRGTGEFKDWPVQAVYRAVGYRSDNLAGIPFDNNSATVPNDGGRVIDIDGGPLPGAYVTGWIKRGPVGLIGHTKSDAAETIRLLLEDVDRLQTPANPDPEDVDAYLSGRGIEFTTWEGWEKLDEHEIALGEQAGRARVKVVPRDEMVQISRS is encoded by the coding sequence ATGAGCAGGCAGTTGCGAGTCGCCGTGATCGGCGCCGGTCCGGCAGGCATCTATGCCGCCGACATCCTCACCAAGTCCGAGGGCGTCGATGCCCGCGTGGACATCCTGGATCGTGATCCCACCCCGTTCGGCCTGATCCGCTACGGCGTCGCCCCGGACCACCCGCGCATCAAGGAGATCGTCAAGGCGCTCAAGCGCGTCCTGTCGAACCCGGACATCCGCTTCTTCGGCAACGTCAGCTACGGCACCGACCTCAAGCTCGACCACCTGCAGCAGTTCTACGACGCGGTCATCTTCGCGACCGGCGCCCGCGCCGACCGCGACCTCGACATCCCCGGCATCGACCTGCAGGGATCGTTCGGCGCCGCCGACTTCGTCTACTGGTACGACGGCCACCCCGACGCCCCGCGCGAGTGGCCGTTCGACCCGGCCGCCGAGTCCGTCGCGGTCCTCGGAGTCGGCAACGTCGGACTCGACGTCGCCCGCATGCTCGCCAAGACCGCGGACGAGCAGCTGGTCACCGAGATCCCGCAGAACGTCTACGACGGCCTGAAGGCGAACGCCGCGAAGGACATCCACGTCTTCGCGCGCCGCGGTCCGGCGCAGGTGAAGTTCACCCCGATGGAGCTGCGCGAGCTCAACCACTCGCCGAACGTCGACGTCATCGTGCACCCCGAGGGCTTCGAGCTCGACGAGGGCTCGATGGACTCGATCCGCGCCTCCAAGTCGGTCAAGCTCGTCGTCGACGTGCTGCAGAACTACCTGGCCAAGGAGCCCAAGGGCGCCGACCACCGCATCCACATCCACTTCTGCCAGAACCCCGTCGAGGTCCTCGGCGAGGACGGCAAGGTCGTCGGCCTGCGCACCGAGGTCACCGAGCTCGACGGCACCGGCAACGTCCGCGGCACCGGCGAGTTCAAGGACTGGCCCGTCCAGGCCGTCTACCGTGCCGTCGGCTACCGGTCGGACAACCTGGCCGGCATCCCGTTCGACAACAACTCCGCGACCGTCCCCAACGACGGCGGCCGGGTCATCGACATCGACGGCGGGCCGCTGCCCGGCGCGTACGTCACCGGGTGGATCAAGCGCGGACCGGTCGGCCTCATCGGCCACACCAAGTCCGACGCCGCCGAGACGATCCGCCTGCTGCTGGAGGACGTCGACCGCCTCCAGACGCCGGCGAACCCCGACCCCGAGGACGTCGACGCGTACCTCTCCGGCCGCGGCATCGAGTTCACGACGTGGGAGGGCTGGGAGAAGCTCGACGAGCACGAGATCGCCCTCGGCGAGCAGGCCGGACGCGCACGCGTCAAGGTCGTCCCGCGCGACGAGATGGTCCAGATCAGCCGGAGCTGA
- a CDS encoding TetR/AcrR family transcriptional regulator, protein MTPGTEVTEAERPLRADAARNRQLILDTAAEVFAEHGLDAGYDEIARRAGIGVGTVYRRFPERSELVQALFETRVAEIVAAAEKAAANPDAFAGLVWFLGWAVEQQVADRGLKEAMAQLPPEDLRAIGVERLAPFVDALVERAQADGSLRPDIAFSDLGLQLMVLSSMSTSAQPDLWRRYLALLVEGLRYRPGQPPLPLCPPRDDAKYDLMCNMQGRPA, encoded by the coding sequence ATGACTCCCGGGACCGAAGTGACTGAGGCTGAGCGCCCGCTGCGCGCCGATGCAGCACGGAACCGGCAGCTGATCCTGGACACCGCTGCGGAGGTCTTCGCCGAGCACGGGCTGGATGCCGGCTACGACGAGATCGCGCGACGCGCAGGCATCGGCGTCGGCACGGTCTACCGGCGGTTCCCCGAACGCTCCGAGCTCGTCCAGGCCTTGTTCGAGACGCGCGTCGCGGAGATCGTCGCTGCCGCCGAGAAGGCGGCCGCGAACCCGGACGCCTTCGCCGGGCTGGTGTGGTTCCTGGGCTGGGCGGTCGAACAGCAGGTCGCCGACCGCGGCCTGAAGGAGGCGATGGCGCAGCTTCCCCCCGAGGACCTGCGCGCGATCGGCGTCGAGCGCCTCGCGCCTTTCGTCGACGCCTTGGTCGAGCGGGCACAGGCCGATGGCAGCCTGCGCCCAGACATCGCGTTCAGCGACCTGGGCCTGCAGCTCATGGTCCTCAGCTCGATGAGCACCAGTGCGCAGCCCGACCTGTGGCGCCGCTACCTCGCGCTGCTCGTCGAGGGCCTCCGCTATCGCCCGGGTCAGCCTCCCCTGCCGTTGTGCCCGCCCAGGGACGACGCCAAGTACGACCTCATGTGCAACATGCAGGGCCGTCCGGCCTGA
- a CDS encoding MFS transporter yields MATITEDRADKPRLDQHDNPHHAHRWLILGIIALAQLIVVLDATIVNIALPTAQESLGFSNDNRQWIVTGYALAFGSLLLVGGRLSDLIGRRPMFITGLVGFAAASAVGGAAQNFEMLVSARAAQGVFGALLAPAALSLLTVTFTDASERAKAFAIFGAIAGGGGAIGLILGGVLTEYLSWRWCLYVNVPLAALAVVGGAILLKKQARDEDVAGIDIPGSVLSVAGLVSLVYGLASAESEGWSSPTTLICIIAGLALLGLFAVVESRVSDPLLPLHIVWDRTRGGAFLTVAVVGIGLFAVFLFLTYYVSLTLGYSPVKTGFAFVPLILALIVAASGFAGVVARIGPRIPVFAGLLLAAAGLALFAQLDLNSTYAANILPGLLVTGLGVGLSVAPAFNASTSGVDPEHAGVASASVNTFQQIGGSIGTAVLSAFAATAATSYLDGRAPTAANQALATMHSYTTVFWWGAGIFAVGALVCGGLLRSGPITVDPDAAPVVGH; encoded by the coding sequence ATGGCAACCATCACCGAGGACCGGGCCGACAAGCCTCGCCTCGATCAGCATGACAACCCACATCATGCCCACCGCTGGCTGATCCTCGGCATCATCGCCCTGGCCCAGCTGATCGTCGTCCTCGACGCGACCATCGTGAACATCGCGTTGCCGACGGCGCAAGAGTCCCTCGGGTTCTCCAACGACAACCGCCAGTGGATCGTGACCGGCTACGCCCTCGCGTTCGGCTCACTGCTGCTGGTCGGCGGACGGCTGAGCGACCTGATCGGTCGCCGGCCGATGTTCATCACCGGCCTGGTCGGCTTTGCCGCCGCGTCGGCAGTCGGCGGCGCCGCGCAGAACTTCGAGATGCTGGTCAGCGCTCGTGCGGCCCAGGGCGTGTTCGGCGCGCTGCTCGCACCCGCGGCCCTGTCCCTGCTCACCGTGACGTTCACCGACGCGTCCGAGCGCGCCAAGGCGTTCGCGATCTTCGGCGCCATCGCCGGTGGCGGCGGCGCGATCGGCCTGATCCTGGGCGGCGTGCTGACCGAGTACCTCTCCTGGCGCTGGTGCCTCTACGTGAACGTCCCCCTCGCCGCGCTCGCGGTCGTGGGCGGCGCGATCCTGCTGAAGAAGCAGGCACGCGACGAAGACGTCGCAGGCATCGACATCCCCGGCTCGGTCCTGAGCGTCGCGGGACTCGTGTCGCTCGTCTACGGCCTGGCCAGCGCGGAGTCCGAGGGCTGGTCCAGCCCCACGACGCTGATCTGCATCATCGCCGGGCTCGCACTGCTCGGCCTCTTCGCAGTGGTCGAGAGCCGGGTGTCGGACCCGCTGCTGCCGCTGCACATCGTGTGGGACCGCACCCGTGGAGGCGCATTCCTCACCGTCGCGGTCGTCGGCATCGGACTGTTCGCGGTCTTCCTGTTCCTGACGTACTACGTGTCGCTCACGCTGGGGTACAGCCCCGTCAAGACCGGCTTCGCCTTCGTCCCGCTGATCCTCGCGCTCATCGTCGCCGCCTCCGGCTTCGCCGGCGTCGTGGCTCGCATCGGTCCGCGCATCCCGGTGTTCGCGGGCCTGCTGCTCGCTGCGGCCGGGCTCGCACTGTTCGCACAGCTGGACCTCAACAGCACGTACGCCGCGAACATCCTGCCGGGCCTCCTCGTCACGGGCCTCGGCGTCGGCCTGTCCGTGGCTCCGGCCTTCAACGCCTCCACGTCCGGGGTCGACCCTGAGCACGCCGGCGTGGCCTCCGCGTCGGTCAACACGTTCCAGCAGATCGGCGGCTCGATCGGCACCGCGGTGCTGAGTGCGTTCGCGGCCACCGCTGCCACGAGCTACCTCGACGGCCGGGCCCCGACGGCCGCGAACCAGGCGCTCGCCACCATGCACAGCTACACCACGGTGTTCTGGTGGGGTGCCGGGATCTTCGCGGTCGGCGCACTCGTGTGCGGCGGGCTCCTTCGCAGCGGGCCGATCACGGTCGACCCCGACGCGGCCCCCGTCGTCGGCCACTGA
- a CDS encoding phosphatase PAP2 family protein, whose product MSTLTGQRHAPARATTSSRGPGVRASSLARRALTATGVREVALLAALWVTYSLSRLVAADDLVVARARAADVLHVESLLHLDIESWLNGALAPITEIAVPMSFWYATLHYVVTPAVLVFLFVRHRAEYPRARNAIVIGSAIGLLAYLVLPTAPPRLMPGGHYLDALAMTSSHGWWGGDASAPAGLGHITNELAAMPSLHVGWTVWVAWALWRHTRLGGRVLACLYVAGTTFVVVATGNHWVLDAVAGAVVVAAGIVISGRIASRAPADFPVAT is encoded by the coding sequence ATGTCCACCTTGACCGGGCAGCGCCATGCCCCCGCCCGCGCGACCACGTCGTCGCGCGGGCCGGGCGTGCGTGCGTCCTCCCTGGCGCGTCGCGCCCTCACCGCGACCGGTGTGCGCGAGGTCGCGCTGCTCGCCGCCCTCTGGGTGACCTACAGCCTCAGCCGCCTCGTGGCTGCGGACGACCTGGTCGTCGCCCGAGCGCGAGCGGCTGACGTCCTCCACGTCGAGAGCCTGCTTCACCTCGACATCGAGTCGTGGCTGAACGGCGCGCTGGCACCGATCACCGAGATCGCCGTGCCGATGTCGTTCTGGTACGCGACGCTGCACTACGTCGTGACGCCGGCGGTGCTGGTCTTCCTGTTCGTCCGGCACCGCGCCGAGTACCCGCGCGCCCGCAACGCGATCGTGATCGGCTCGGCCATCGGCCTGCTCGCGTACCTCGTGCTGCCGACCGCCCCACCGCGACTCATGCCGGGCGGGCACTATCTCGACGCGCTGGCGATGACCTCGAGCCACGGCTGGTGGGGCGGGGACGCCTCGGCGCCGGCCGGGCTCGGCCACATCACCAACGAGCTGGCCGCGATGCCGTCCCTGCACGTCGGCTGGACCGTGTGGGTCGCGTGGGCGCTCTGGCGGCACACCCGCCTCGGCGGCCGGGTGCTCGCCTGCCTGTACGTCGCCGGGACGACGTTCGTCGTCGTCGCGACGGGCAACCACTGGGTGCTCGACGCCGTGGCCGGTGCCGTGGTGGTCGCGGCGGGCATCGTCATCTCCGGGCGCATCGCGTCCCGGGCTCCTGCCGACTTCCCGGTCGCGACATGA
- a CDS encoding DedA family protein, whose protein sequence is MTSALLGFVLAFAESGLGLGAVIPGEVAITSLASRLDGPLALGMLGAAVALGATAADHLGLIIGRAGGPRLRESRLIARIGVDRWDRAGELVQRHGFWAVLASRLLPLVRTVMPVVAGAAHLRYRLFLLASVLGAVAWSSLWVGAGAGIAATGVLDDPWLIGGFVALVVVGGLVRSLVRRWRARRRPAPATPISVPEPRKII, encoded by the coding sequence ATGACCAGCGCCCTGCTGGGCTTCGTCCTCGCCTTCGCCGAGTCCGGCCTGGGACTCGGCGCCGTGATCCCCGGGGAAGTCGCGATCACGAGCCTCGCGTCCCGGCTCGACGGTCCCCTCGCGCTGGGGATGCTGGGAGCGGCGGTCGCCCTCGGGGCGACAGCCGCCGACCACCTCGGGCTCATCATCGGCCGCGCCGGCGGTCCACGCCTGCGCGAGTCGCGTCTCATCGCCCGGATCGGCGTCGACCGGTGGGACCGGGCCGGCGAGCTCGTGCAGCGGCACGGGTTCTGGGCGGTCCTCGCCAGCCGCCTCCTCCCGCTCGTCCGCACCGTGATGCCCGTCGTCGCCGGAGCGGCCCACCTGCGCTACCGCTTGTTCCTGCTGGCGTCGGTCCTCGGCGCGGTCGCCTGGTCGAGCCTGTGGGTCGGTGCCGGTGCCGGCATCGCCGCGACCGGCGTCCTGGACGATCCGTGGCTCATCGGCGGATTCGTCGCCCTCGTGGTGGTCGGCGGGCTCGTCCGGAGCCTCGTGCGCCGGTGGCGGGCGAGGCGCAGGCCGGCTCCTGCCACACCGATTTCGGTCCCGGAGCCGCGCAAGATAATATGA
- a CDS encoding 3-hydroxybutyryl-CoA dehydrogenase — MSGIEKVGVIGGGLMGSGITEVAARAGLDVVVIEISADAAKAASERVEGSLRKAESRGKIESAEVTAVLERIRFETDLETLADRDLVVEAASEDEQIKLELFRTLGRILTKDDAILASNTSSIPIVKLGAVSGRAHHVMGVHFFNPAPVMQLVELIPSLTTSAETLDRMRGWVTDTLGKKPIDATDRAGFVVNSLLVPYLLSAIRMYEAGYASAEDIDRGMVLGCGHPMGPLALSDLIGLDTIKAIGKSMYDEFKEPLYSPPPLLDRMVDAGLLGKKSGQGFYGYEGR, encoded by the coding sequence ATGAGCGGAATTGAGAAGGTCGGCGTCATCGGCGGAGGGCTGATGGGCTCGGGCATCACCGAGGTCGCCGCCCGCGCGGGTCTCGACGTCGTGGTCATCGAGATCAGCGCCGACGCGGCCAAGGCCGCGTCCGAGCGCGTCGAGGGCTCGCTGCGCAAGGCGGAGTCCCGCGGCAAGATCGAGTCCGCCGAGGTCACGGCCGTCCTGGAGCGCATCCGGTTCGAGACCGACCTGGAGACGCTGGCCGACCGCGACCTGGTGGTCGAGGCCGCCAGCGAGGACGAGCAGATCAAGCTCGAGCTCTTCCGCACCCTCGGCCGCATCCTCACCAAGGACGACGCGATCCTGGCGTCCAACACGTCCTCGATCCCGATCGTCAAGCTCGGCGCCGTCTCCGGACGCGCGCACCACGTCATGGGCGTGCACTTCTTCAACCCCGCCCCGGTCATGCAGCTCGTCGAGCTCATCCCGTCGCTGACCACCTCCGCCGAGACGCTGGACCGCATGCGCGGCTGGGTCACCGACACGCTGGGCAAGAAGCCGATCGACGCGACCGACCGCGCCGGCTTCGTCGTCAACAGCCTCCTCGTGCCCTACCTGCTGTCCGCGATCCGCATGTACGAGGCCGGCTACGCCTCGGCCGAGGACATCGACCGCGGCATGGTGCTCGGCTGCGGCCACCCCATGGGACCGCTCGCGCTCTCCGACCTCATCGGGCTCGACACGATCAAGGCGATCGGCAAGTCGATGTACGACGAGTTCAAGGAGCCCCTGTACTCCCCGCCCCCGCTGCTGGACCGCATGGTCGACGCGGGGCTGCTCGGCAAGAAGTCCGGCCAGGGCTTCTACGGCTACGAAGGACGATGA
- a CDS encoding acyl-CoA dehydrogenase family protein: MTNDMFVLSEEHQAIREAVRAVAEDKIAPFAADVDAQPRFPQEAADALLASDFHAPHVPEQYGGAGADALATVLVIEEVARVDVSASLIPAVNKLGSLPVQIGGNEELKAKYLGKLARGEGGFSYCLSEPDAGSDAANQKTRAVRDGDDWVLNGVKRWITNAGVSEYYTVLAQTDPALRSKGITAFVVEKSDAGVSFGAPEKKLGIKGSPTREVYLDNVRIPGDRIIGEVGQGFSIAMKTLDHTRVTIAAQAVGVAQGALDYALGYIQERQQFGHPISDFQGLQFMVAEMGMKIEAARQLTYAAAGRSERGDKDLTFFGAAAKAFASDTAMQVTTDAVQLLGGYGYTSDYPVERMMRDAKITQIYEGTNQVQKVVMARQLLAGIQSKI; encoded by the coding sequence ATGACCAACGACATGTTCGTGCTCTCCGAGGAGCACCAGGCGATCCGCGAGGCCGTCCGGGCCGTGGCCGAGGACAAGATCGCGCCCTTCGCCGCCGACGTCGACGCGCAGCCGCGCTTCCCGCAGGAGGCCGCTGACGCCCTGCTGGCGTCGGACTTCCACGCACCGCACGTGCCCGAGCAGTACGGCGGCGCCGGCGCGGACGCGCTCGCGACCGTCCTGGTCATCGAGGAGGTCGCCCGTGTGGACGTCTCCGCGTCGCTGATCCCCGCCGTCAACAAGCTCGGCTCGCTCCCGGTCCAGATCGGCGGCAACGAGGAGCTCAAGGCCAAGTACCTCGGCAAGCTCGCCCGCGGCGAGGGCGGCTTCTCGTACTGCCTGTCCGAGCCGGACGCCGGGTCCGACGCCGCCAACCAGAAGACGCGCGCCGTGCGTGACGGCGACGACTGGGTGCTCAACGGCGTCAAGCGCTGGATCACCAACGCCGGCGTCTCGGAGTACTACACCGTCCTGGCCCAGACCGATCCCGCCCTGCGCAGCAAGGGCATCACGGCGTTCGTCGTCGAGAAGTCCGACGCCGGTGTGTCCTTCGGCGCGCCGGAGAAGAAGCTGGGCATCAAGGGCTCGCCGACGCGCGAGGTCTACCTCGACAACGTCCGCATCCCCGGCGACCGCATCATCGGCGAGGTCGGTCAGGGCTTCTCGATCGCGATGAAGACCCTCGACCACACCCGCGTGACCATCGCCGCGCAGGCCGTCGGCGTCGCGCAGGGCGCGCTCGACTACGCGCTGGGCTACATCCAGGAGCGTCAGCAGTTCGGTCACCCGATCAGTGACTTCCAGGGCCTGCAGTTCATGGTCGCCGAGATGGGCATGAAGATCGAGGCCGCCCGCCAGCTCACCTACGCGGCCGCCGGCCGCTCCGAGCGCGGCGACAAGGACCTCACGTTCTTCGGCGCCGCGGCCAAGGCGTTCGCGTCCGACACGGCCATGCAGGTGACGACCGACGCGGTGCAACTGCTCGGTGGCTACGGCTACACGAGCGACTACCCGGTCGAGCGCATGATGCGCGACGCCAAGATCACCCAGATCTACGAGGGCACCAACCAGGTGCAGAAGGTCGTCATGGCCCGCCAGCTCCTCGCCGGGATCCAGTCGAAGATCTGA